One region of Rhodophyticola sp. CCM32 genomic DNA includes:
- a CDS encoding GFA family protein: MNAGSCLCGAVRYTVADLLRPVIACHCQQCRKTSGHHVAATSAPREAVEIKGAVTWYASSATARRGFCGICGSNLFWDGPGSNLSIFAGTLDGDPGVRLTGHIFCADKGAYYEILDGLPCADADDPDLTTQV, translated from the coding sequence ATGAATGCCGGCTCCTGCCTCTGCGGCGCGGTGCGCTATACTGTTGCCGACCTGCTCCGCCCGGTGATCGCCTGCCATTGCCAGCAATGCCGCAAGACCAGCGGGCACCATGTCGCGGCAACCTCTGCGCCACGGGAGGCGGTGGAGATCAAGGGCGCGGTGACCTGGTACGCGTCATCCGCGACGGCACGACGTGGCTTTTGCGGGATCTGTGGCAGCAACCTGTTCTGGGACGGGCCTGGCAGCAATCTGTCGATCTTTGCAGGTACGCTGGACGGTGATCCGGGGGTGCGGCTGACGGGACATATTTTCTGTGCCGATAAAGGCGCCTACTATGAAATCCTAGATGGGCTACCCTGCGCAGATGCGGATGACCCCGATTTGACCACACAGGTGTAG
- a CDS encoding (d)CMP kinase — MSFTVAIDGPAAAGKGTISKAVAAHFGFAHLDTGLLYRAVGRRMLRGELPLAAAQSLGAGDLEGDDLRGPDVAQAASKVAVIPDIRAALMDFQRAFASRAGGAVLDGRDIGTVICPGADVKLFVTASPEVRAERRFAELSGKGLDVSYEGVLADVRERDARDADRAAAPMVAAGDAMVLDTSELSIEAAVARAIAVIKAAR, encoded by the coding sequence ATGAGTTTTACAGTGGCCATTGACGGGCCTGCCGCGGCGGGCAAGGGCACAATCTCCAAGGCAGTGGCCGCGCATTTCGGATTTGCCCATCTGGATACCGGGCTGCTCTACCGCGCGGTCGGTCGGCGGATGTTGCGGGGGGAGCTGCCGCTGGCGGCGGCGCAATCCCTTGGTGCCGGGGATCTGGAAGGGGATGATCTGCGCGGCCCGGATGTGGCGCAGGCGGCCAGCAAGGTGGCCGTGATCCCGGATATACGTGCGGCCCTGATGGATTTCCAGCGGGCCTTTGCCAGCCGGGCCGGGGGCGCGGTTCTGGACGGGCGGGATATCGGCACGGTGATCTGTCCCGGCGCGGATGTGAAACTCTTCGTCACTGCCAGCCCTGAGGTCCGGGCTGAGCGGCGGTTTGCTGAACTGTCGGGCAAGGGGCTGGATGTGAGCTATGAGGGCGTGCTGGCCGATGTGCGTGAGCGGGATGCGCGGGATGCGGACCGCGCGGCGGCGCCGATGGTCGCGGCCGGGGATGCGATGGTGCTGGACACCTCGGAGCTGAGCATCGAGGCAGCGGTGGCCCGTGCGATAGCGGTGATCAAGGCGGCGCGATGA
- the trmB gene encoding tRNA (guanine(46)-N(7))-methyltransferase TrmB — MAPERPHRNFYGRRKGQHLKASQTRYLEEDLAALSPGPVDWDVNPDRVPLDLTALFGGRDVWLEIGFGGGEHLVHQAARNPDIGIIGCEPYINGVAMLLGKIRAAGVKNLAAYPGDVRDLFDVLPAGSVSKAFLLYPDPWPKARHHRRRFVTAEHLEPLAQVLKPGAEFRVATDIPDYVRQTLIEVPKAGFEWNAQGPSDWRHPWADWLSTRYEQKALREGRVPHYMTFLRQGAVSG; from the coding sequence ATGGCGCCCGAACGTCCCCACCGAAATTTCTATGGCCGCCGCAAGGGCCAGCATCTGAAAGCCAGCCAGACGCGCTATCTGGAGGAGGATCTGGCGGCTTTGTCGCCCGGCCCGGTCGATTGGGATGTGAACCCGGATCGTGTGCCGCTGGATCTGACGGCGCTTTTTGGCGGGCGTGATGTCTGGCTGGAAATCGGTTTTGGCGGTGGCGAGCATCTGGTGCATCAGGCCGCGCGGAACCCGGATATCGGGATCATCGGCTGTGAGCCTTACATCAATGGCGTGGCGATGCTGCTTGGCAAAATCCGGGCCGCTGGCGTGAAAAATCTGGCGGCCTATCCCGGCGATGTGCGGGATCTGTTCGATGTGCTGCCGGCGGGGTCGGTGTCCAAAGCCTTCCTGCTGTATCCCGACCCCTGGCCAAAGGCGCGCCACCATCGGCGGCGGTTTGTAACGGCGGAGCATCTGGAGCCTTTGGCGCAAGTGCTGAAGCCGGGGGCAGAGTTTCGCGTGGCCACCGATATCCCCGATTATGTGCGCCAGACCCTGATCGAAGTGCCGAAAGCCGGGTTTGAATGGAATGCTCAGGGCCCATCGGACTGGCGGCACCCCTGGGCGGACTGGCTGTCGACCCGGTATGAACAAAAAGCGCTCCGCGAGGGGCGCGTGCCGCATTACATGACTTTTCTTCGTCAGGGGGCCGTTTCCGGGTAA
- the rpsA gene encoding 30S ribosomal protein S1 → MCAKATMEEFEALLNESFEIDTPEEGSVVKGKVIAVEAGQAIIDVGYKMEGRVDLKEFANPGEAPEISVGDEVEVYLRNVENAKGEAVLSHEMARREAAWDRLEKAYADENRVEGAIFGRVKGGFTVDLGGAVAFLPGSQVDVRPVRDAGPLMGLKQPFQILKMDRRRGNIVVSRRAILEESRAEQRAEVIGKLAEGDVVDGVVKNITEYGAFVDLGGVDGLLHVTDMAWRRVSDPKEVLSIGETVKVQVIKVNKETHRISLGMKQLQDDPWDAVESKYPLDSTHTGRVTNITDYGAFVELEAGVEGLVHVSEMSWTKKNVHPGKIVSTSQEVEVMVLEIDTAKRRVSLGLKQTMRNPWEVFEEQFPVGTQVEGEVKNITEFGLFVGLENDIDGMVHLSDLTWEGRGEDVIGNYRKGDVVQAVVSEIDTDKERISLSIKAVDGDPFAEVVDGVKRGSIVTVAVTSIEDGGIEVEYEGMKSFIRRSDLSRDRAEQRPERFQVGDKVDARVTNVDAKTRRLGLSIKAREIAEEKEAVEQFGSSDSGASLGDILGAALNKGDD, encoded by the coding sequence ATGTGCGCTAAAGCAACGATGGAGGAATTCGAAGCCCTCCTGAACGAAAGCTTCGAAATTGACACGCCCGAAGAGGGTTCGGTTGTCAAAGGCAAGGTCATCGCCGTTGAAGCGGGCCAGGCCATCATTGATGTCGGCTATAAAATGGAAGGCCGCGTCGATCTGAAAGAATTTGCAAATCCCGGCGAAGCGCCCGAAATCAGCGTGGGCGACGAGGTGGAGGTCTACCTTCGCAATGTCGAAAACGCCAAGGGTGAGGCCGTTCTGTCCCATGAGATGGCCCGCCGCGAGGCTGCCTGGGACCGTCTGGAAAAAGCCTATGCCGATGAGAACCGCGTTGAAGGCGCGATCTTTGGCCGGGTCAAAGGCGGGTTCACTGTCGATCTGGGCGGTGCCGTGGCCTTCCTGCCCGGCTCTCAGGTCGATGTGCGCCCGGTCCGCGATGCCGGTCCGCTGATGGGTCTGAAACAGCCTTTCCAGATTCTGAAAATGGACCGTCGCCGGGGCAATATCGTGGTCTCGCGCCGCGCGATCCTGGAAGAATCCCGTGCCGAACAGCGCGCCGAGGTGATCGGCAAACTGGCCGAGGGCGATGTGGTCGATGGTGTGGTCAAGAACATCACCGAATACGGGGCCTTTGTGGACCTGGGCGGTGTGGATGGCTTGCTGCACGTGACCGATATGGCCTGGCGCCGCGTGAGCGACCCCAAAGAGGTTCTGTCGATTGGCGAAACCGTCAAGGTGCAGGTCATCAAGGTCAACAAGGAAACCCATCGTATCAGTCTGGGCATGAAGCAGCTTCAGGACGATCCATGGGATGCGGTGGAAAGCAAATATCCGCTGGATTCCACCCATACGGGCCGGGTCACCAACATCACCGATTACGGTGCCTTTGTGGAACTTGAGGCCGGTGTTGAAGGTCTGGTCCACGTGTCCGAGATGTCCTGGACCAAGAAAAACGTCCATCCGGGCAAGATCGTGTCCACCTCTCAGGAAGTGGAAGTCATGGTGCTGGAAATCGACACTGCGAAACGCCGTGTCTCGCTTGGCCTGAAACAGACCATGCGCAACCCCTGGGAAGTGTTTGAAGAGCAGTTCCCGGTCGGCACGCAGGTCGAGGGTGAGGTCAAGAACATCACCGAGTTTGGTCTGTTCGTGGGTCTGGAAAACGACATCGACGGCATGGTGCACCTGTCTGACCTGACCTGGGAAGGTCGTGGCGAGGATGTGATCGGCAATTACCGCAAGGGCGATGTGGTTCAGGCGGTCGTGTCCGAGATTGATACGGACAAGGAACGGATCAGCCTGTCGATCAAGGCCGTGGATGGCGACCCGTTTGCCGAAGTGGTTGATGGCGTCAAGCGTGGCTCGATCGTGACCGTGGCCGTGACCTCGATCGAGGATGGCGGGATCGAAGTGGAATATGAGGGCATGAAATCCTTCATCCGCCGCAGCGATCTGTCCCGTGACCGGGCAGAACAGCGCCCCGAACGGTTCCAGGTCGGTGACAAGGTCGATGCCCGCGTGACCAATGTGGATGCCAAGACCCGCCGTCTTGGCCTGTCGATCAAGGCGCGCGAGATCGCCGAAGAGAAAGAAGCGGTGGAGCAGTTCGGGTCATCCGACAGCGGTGCATCGCTTGGGGATATCCTGGGCGCGGCGCTGAACAAGGGCGACGACTGA
- a CDS encoding amidohydrolase family protein, with protein sequence MSDIRITNCHVHLFGARHVPDNYPFAWLRPLKSVPFLIRCISGFLRLIGQHPTAEKVDRLYQFQVEAQQASQRAVLERLQRHYPSNTRFVVLPMDLSQIGYGTPAISLRAQHDELAALAQNPDLGGAVLPFAKIDPRADPEGRELWRALECRDRFGKRIFRGVKIYPRLGYAPDDPRLMAHVYPRMQAESLPLMTHCSRGGVQGRDVSDHRANRYTEPDAYREVLRQFRDLRVCLAHFGGQKDWAAYGNPDRVAPDAYEVVNNWQVGIREMITSGDYPNLWTDISYTLFQFEENIAFLRLFLTGEGEKAERLRSRVLFGSDFYMTRQEKLPEKAVCFRLRNALGEDLFRKIADENPVIWLGET encoded by the coding sequence ATGTCTGATATTCGCATTACAAATTGTCATGTCCATTTATTTGGCGCCCGGCATGTTCCCGACAATTATCCCTTTGCATGGTTGCGGCCCCTGAAATCGGTGCCGTTTCTGATCCGCTGCATATCCGGGTTTTTGCGGCTGATCGGGCAGCACCCGACAGCCGAGAAGGTGGATCGGCTGTACCAGTTCCAGGTTGAAGCGCAGCAGGCCAGCCAGCGCGCCGTGTTGGAACGGTTGCAGCGCCATTACCCCTCCAACACCCGGTTTGTGGTGCTGCCGATGGATTTGTCGCAGATCGGGTATGGCACACCTGCGATATCGCTGCGGGCGCAACATGATGAACTGGCGGCACTGGCCCAGAACCCTGATCTGGGCGGGGCTGTTCTGCCATTTGCCAAGATCGACCCGCGCGCGGACCCGGAAGGCCGGGAGCTTTGGCGCGCTCTGGAATGCCGCGACCGTTTCGGAAAACGGATTTTTCGCGGTGTGAAGATTTACCCGCGACTTGGCTATGCGCCGGATGATCCACGCCTGATGGCCCATGTCTATCCACGGATGCAGGCCGAGAGCCTGCCATTGATGACCCATTGTTCCCGTGGGGGTGTGCAGGGGCGCGATGTGTCGGATCATCGCGCCAACCGCTATACCGAACCCGATGCCTATCGGGAGGTTCTGCGGCAGTTTCGCGATCTGAGGGTGTGTCTGGCCCATTTCGGCGGGCAGAAGGACTGGGCCGCTTATGGTAACCCTGACCGGGTTGCGCCGGATGCCTATGAGGTTGTGAACAACTGGCAGGTGGGCATCCGCGAGATGATCACCTCGGGCGATTATCCCAATCTGTGGACGGATATCTCCTACACCCTGTTTCAGTTCGAGGAGAACATTGCGTTTCTGCGGCTTTTTCTGACCGGGGAGGGGGAGAAGGCCGAACGGTTGAGATCCCGGGTTTTGTTCGGGTCGGATTTCTACATGACACGTCAGGAGAAGCTGCCTGAAAAGGCGGTCTGTTTCCGTCTGCGCAATGCATTGGGGGAAGACCTGTTTCGTAAAATCGCCGATGAAAACCCGGTAATATGGTTGGGGGAGACCTGA
- the aroA gene encoding 3-phosphoshikimate 1-carboxyvinyltransferase — MSAHGDPVPMTSRRGGALTGVAEVPGDKSISHRSLILGAMAVGETRISGLLEGQDVLDTARAMRAFGAGVTQHGPGEWSVHGVGVGGFAEPDQVIDCGNSGTGVRLIMGAMASSPISVTFTGDASLNGRPMARVTDPLALFGARAVGRAGGRLPMTLVGAADPLPVRYTVPVPSAQVKSAVLLAGLNAPGQTVVIEQEATRDHTERMLAGFGAEIVTDITDEGRVITLTGQPELRPQDITVPRDPSSAAFPVCAALIVEGSDLLVPGIGLNPTRAGLFETLRDMGADLTYENMREEGGEPVADLRARFSPDMKGIEVPPERAASMIDEYPILSVVASFAQGQVMMRGVKELRVKESDRIDAMASGLRANGVTVEDGPDWWAVTGMGPGGVPGGGLTESHLDHRIAMSFLCLGLATQAPVRVDDAGPIVTSFPIFEPLMAGLGARIERSNQ, encoded by the coding sequence ATGTCGGCCCATGGTGATCCCGTTCCGATGACCTCCCGCCGGGGCGGGGCGTTGACAGGCGTGGCAGAGGTGCCGGGCGACAAGTCGATCTCGCATCGCAGTCTGATCCTGGGGGCGATGGCCGTGGGTGAGACGCGGATATCGGGCTTGCTGGAAGGTCAGGATGTCCTGGATACCGCGCGGGCCATGCGCGCCTTCGGGGCCGGGGTCACACAGCACGGACCGGGGGAATGGTCGGTTCATGGCGTGGGTGTGGGCGGGTTTGCCGAACCGGATCAGGTGATCGACTGCGGCAATTCCGGCACCGGTGTGCGGCTGATCATGGGGGCGATGGCAAGCTCTCCGATTTCGGTGACCTTTACCGGCGATGCCAGCCTGAACGGGCGCCCCATGGCGCGGGTGACCGACCCGCTGGCCCTGTTCGGTGCCCGGGCCGTGGGACGCGCGGGCGGGCGCCTGCCAATGACACTTGTGGGGGCGGCCGACCCCCTGCCTGTGCGCTATACGGTTCCTGTCCCCTCGGCGCAGGTGAAATCGGCGGTCTTGCTGGCGGGGCTGAATGCGCCGGGCCAGACCGTGGTGATCGAGCAGGAGGCGACGCGCGACCATACCGAACGTATGCTGGCAGGTTTCGGCGCCGAAATTGTGACCGATATCACCGATGAGGGAAGGGTGATCACCCTGACCGGTCAGCCGGAATTGCGCCCGCAGGATATCACCGTGCCGCGCGATCCTTCCAGCGCCGCCTTCCCGGTCTGTGCCGCACTGATTGTCGAAGGCTCCGATCTGCTGGTGCCGGGGATCGGGCTGAACCCCACCCGCGCGGGCCTGTTCGAGACATTGCGCGATATGGGGGCCGATCTGACCTATGAGAATATGCGCGAGGAGGGCGGGGAACCGGTGGCGGACCTGCGGGCGCGGTTTTCGCCCGATATGAAAGGGATCGAGGTGCCGCCGGAACGTGCGGCCAGCATGATCGACGAATATCCGATCCTGTCGGTTGTGGCCTCATTTGCCCAAGGGCAGGTGATGATGCGCGGGGTGAAGGAATTGCGCGTGAAGGAAAGTGACCGGATTGATGCGATGGCCAGCGGGCTGCGGGCCAATGGCGTGACGGTCGAGGATGGGCCCGACTGGTGGGCCGTCACCGGCATGGGACCGGGCGGGGTGCCCGGCGGTGGCTTGACAGAAAGCCATCTGGATCACCGGATTGCGATGTCATTCCTCTGCCTTGGGCTGGCCACGCAAGCGCCGGTTCGGGTTGATGATGCGGGGCCGATTGTCACCAGCTTCCCGATTTTCGAGCCGCTGATGGCGGGGCTTGGTGCGCGGATCGAGCGCAGCAACCAATGA